A single window of Colletes latitarsis isolate SP2378_abdomen chromosome 4, iyColLati1, whole genome shotgun sequence DNA harbors:
- the LOC143340811 gene encoding protein THEM6 has product MVCACLLTIVLALYILFDVNYFLRIGFTIGVGRLFHKKKKIFDTTTIYGVCTTQDVDLVFKHMNNARYLRELDFARFHYYDSSGIFAAVAKRGGGAVQGASSTRYRRPIPIFMPYKVTTKLVYWEGKNFYLEHEFISLTDGFIRAVGLSKQTVTGLDIPVSEIVLEVEPNAQRPEITKELQLWINSMEESSQKYKKKN; this is encoded by the exons ATGGTCTGCGCGTGCCTGTTGACGATCGTCCTTGCCCTTTACATCCTCTTCGATGTAAACTATTTCCTAAGAATCGGTTTCACCATTGGCGTGGGCAGACTTTTCCACAAGAAGAAGAAGATATTCGATACCACCACGATCTATG GAGTGTGCACGACGCAGGACGTCGATCTGGTTTTCAAACACATGAACAACGCGCGATATCTTCGCGAATTAGATTTCGCGCGTTTCCATTACTACGACTCATCTGGAATATTCGCAGCAGTCGCTAAAAGAGGAGGAGGCGCGGTGCAAGGAGCATCTTCGACGCGATACAGACGACCAATACCTATTTTTATGCCATATAAAGTCACCACGAAG CTGGTCTATTGGGAAGGAAAAAATTTCTACTTGGAGCACGAGTTCATCAGCTTGACGGACGGTTTTATTCGAGCTGTCGGTTTGAGTAAACAAACGGTTACGGGTCTCGATATTCCGGTGTCCGAAATTGTTCTCGAAGTCGAACCTAACGCTCAACGACCCGAGATTACGAAGGAACTGCAATTATGGATAAATTCGATGGAGGAATCctctcaaaaatataaaaaaaagaattga
- the LOC143340810 gene encoding protein THEM6 has translation MVTCWVLTGVFGAIVLLYGLIEIHYFLRMFFTVFFARFCKKKVHILDETTVYGICTTTDVDTLLYHMNNARYLRELDFARADFYERTSLYREICSQGSGVVQGAATIRYRRFLKPLSIFKITSKIIYWDEKSVFMEHRFITPNDGFVRAIAICKQRLLDCSAEAVIGSLMERGVKQNGSVEAGVTQIPHVRPQMPPEVARWLESNEISSALLRQAPAVTSNC, from the exons ATGGTCACCTGCTGGGTCCTGACCGGCGTCTTCGGGGCCATCGTGCTGCTCTACGGCCTAATAGAGATCCACTACTTCCTGCGCATGTTCTTCACCGTTTTCTTCGCGCGTTTCTGCAAGAAAAAGGTTCACATCCTCGACGAGACCACTGTTTACG GAATTTGCACCACTACGGACGTGGACACGCTTCTTTACCACATGAACAACGCTAGGTACCTGCGCGAGCTGGACTTCGCCAGAGCGGATTTCTATGAGAGGACTAGCTTGTATCGCGAAATCTGTTCGCAAGGATCAGGCGTCGTGCAAGGTGCAGCGACCATCCGTTATCGTCGATTCCTCAAGCCTCTGTCTATCTTTAAAATAACATCTAAG ATCATATATTGGGACGAGAAGTCCGTGTTTATGGAGCATCGGTTCATCACTCCTAACGACGGTTTCGTCAGGGCAATCGCGATTTGCAAACAGAGACTCCTGGACTGCAGCGCCGAGGCCGTCATCGGTTCCCTCATGGAACGAGGCGTGAAACAAAATGGAAGCGTAGAAGCGGGTGTAACTCAG ATACCGCACGTAAGGCCGCAGATGCCACCGGAAGTCGCCAGGTGGTTGGAGAGCAACGAAATCTCGTCGGCGCTGCTTCGTCAGGCCCCGGCAGTGACGTCGAACTGCTGA
- the Gkt gene encoding tyrosyl-DNA phosphodiesterase glaikit has product MASNSSSNNGKKQCPFMEKCYRRNPIHFKEMSHPHLEKIVTSQLGKKVQVPDTLDFECSDRSLLMDQLNILQLVLRKERDNSTCSSTSTKGMDSEVTIMYSTMPKGDSSGDQNLKDKVERHKQIMTERRESKLKSMDDQAEALSKSSTSKVHVMRQELDSLKIEEERTKEDNSPQGIKRNTNLKDNEPVNKKLKSNNSDYHGDIKESTQSTDKSSRSGQSSSSLNPKSLFGAFQSCKTAKSRQEIREKAISMMKQCGFEISMVEPGKFDLKYACSAPYHLFFTRIQKSKATYHQQFSITFPEILDRSLGEIECSLQISYMVDVGWLCLQYLLAGQCPDMFVIYGERVDTESVGLNITLIPVEMVSKFGCHHTKLMILKYKDDGIRIVVSTANLYVDDWDNRTQGVWISPHLPPLPESANTGDGESPTGFKKDLERYLNKYREPIITEWLVAVRRADFSSINVFFIASVPGSHKGIEQNFWGHKKLATVLSTHATLPADAPQWPIVAQSSSIGSLGPNFDSWLLKDIVPAMSRETTAGLKSHPKFHFIYPSINNYKESFDCQVGSCCFPYSLQTHSKQEWIESYLYQWKSTHIGRDKAMPHIKSYTRFSPDFKKIPWFVLTSANLSKAAWGVSKNSLNIMNYEAGVLFIPKLITGSTTFPIQEEEAGVPVFPIPYDIPLTKYERRDKPFVVDVFCGGDL; this is encoded by the exons ATGGCATCGAATTCATCTAGTAACAATG GTAAGAAGCAATGTCCCTTCATGGAAAAATGTTATCGCAGAAATCCAATTCATTTCAAAGAGATGTCACACCCACACT TGGAAAAAATAGTCACAAGTCAGTTGGGGAAAAAAGTGCAGGTACCTGATACTCTTGATTTTGAATGTTCTGACCGATCGCTTTTGATGGATCAGTTGAATATCTTGCAACTGGTTTTAAGAAAAGAGAGAGATAATAGTACATGCAGTTCAACTTCAACAAAAGGTATGGATTCTGAAGTTACTATTATGTATTCTACGATGCCAAAAGGAGACAGTAGTGGCGATCAGAATTTAAAAGATAAAGTAGAAAGGCACAAACAAATAATGACAGAGAGGAGAGAGAGTAAATTAAAAAGTATGGATGATCAAGCAGAAGCTCTTTCTAAATCTTCTACTAGTAAAGTCCATGTAATGAGACAGGAGCTTGATAGCCTTAAAATAGAGGAGGAAAGAACAAAGGAGGATAATTCTCCACAAGGAATAAAACGAAATACTAATTTAAAAGATAATGAACCtgtaaacaaaaaattaaagtCAAATAATAGCGATTATCACGGTGATATTAAAGAATCTACTCAAAGCACAGATAAAAGTTCACGTAGTGGGCAGAGTTCTAGTTCATTGAATCCCAAGTCTTTGTTCGGAGCTTTTCAATCGTGCAAGACTGCAAAGTCCAGACAAGAAATCAGAGAAAAAGCTATTAGTATGATGAAACAATGTGGGTTCGAAATATCCATGGTTGAACCAGGAAAATTTGACCTAAAGTATGCTTGTTCTGCACCATACCACTTATTTTTCACAAGAATTCAGAAGTCAAAAGCTACGTACCATCAACAGTTTTCTATAACATTTCCTGAAATTTTAGACAGAAGTCTAGGAGAGATTGAGTGTAGTTTACAAATTAGCTATATGGTCGATGTTGGGTGGTTATGTTTACAGTATTTGCTGGCTGGCCAGTGTCCCGATATGTTCGTTATATATGGAGAAAGAGTAGACACAGAGAGTGTAGGCTTAAATATTACTTTGATACCTGTAGAAATGGTGTCAAAATTCGGTTGCCATCATACCAAACTtatgattttaaaatataaagatGATGGCATACGAATTGTCGTATCTACCGCAAATTTGTATGTGGATGACTGGGATAACCGAACTCAAGG AGTTTGGATATCACCGCATCTTCCGCCACTACCTGAATCTGCGAATACGGGTGATGGAGAATCACCCACAGGGTTTAAAAAAGATTTAGAGCGTTATCTGAACAAATATAGAGAACCAATTATAACTGAATGGCTGGTTGCTGTCCGAAGAGCAGATTTCTCTTCgataaatgtattttttattgCTTCCGTTCCCGGATCGCACAAGGGCATTGAACAGAACTTTTGGGGACATAAAAAATTAGCAACGGTTCTCTCTACACATGCTACGTTACCTGCGGACGCGCCACAATGGCCGATCGTTGCGCAAAGTTCTAGCATCGGTAGTTTAGGTCCGAATTTCGATAGTTGGCTTTTAAAAGATATAGTACCTGCGATGTCAAGAGAGACAACGGCAGGATTGAAGAGTCACccgaaatttcattttatttatccCTCCATAAACAACTATAAAGAAAGTTTCGATTGTCAAGTAGGATCATGTTGCTTTCCTTACAGTCTTCAAACACATTCGAAGCAAGAATGGATAGAGTCGTACTTATA CCAATGGAAATCTACGCACATCGGAAGAGACAAAGCTATGCCGCACATTAAATCGTACACGAGATTTTCGCCTGATTTCAAGAAAATTCCGTGGTTTGTACTTACCAGTGCGAATTTAAGTAAAGCTGCGTGGGGAGTGTCTAAAAATTCGCTTAATATTATGAATTACGAAGCCGGCGTATTATTTATTCCAAAGCTTATT ACTGGATCAACGACATTTCCGATCCAAGAAGAAGAGGCAGGTGTACCGGTCTTCCCCATTCCATATGATATACCCCTGACCAAGTACGAACGTCGAGATAAACCGTTTGTCGTGGACGTATTTTGCGGTGGTGACTTATAA